One region of Spiroplasma culicicola AES-1 genomic DNA includes:
- the parE gene encoding DNA topoisomerase IV subunit B: MAEKDKNLNYTEDSIQVLEGLEAVRKRPGMYIGSTDSRGLHHLVWEIVDNSIDEALAGYCNEINVTLEKDGSVSVKDNGRGVPIGMYKGTKQSTPEIIFSVLHAGGKFGGDGYKTSGGLHGVGSSVVNALSSKFKVTINRDGMISTIKFANGGKLTSPLKQTGTSKQTGTCVNFLPDETMFSTTKFSFSTISERLKESALLNSGLKITLKDERSDKYVEYIFENGLIEFVNELKGDQKALCNPVLIKGTESQIDVEIALTYTNDFSDNIMGFANNVKTSDGGTHITGFRTGILKSLNEYGRAQNIIKEKDKKLDSTDIKEGLIAVVTVKVPESLIQYEGQTKGKLGTTEARYACEKITEQSFGFWLQENKTLAILIIEKALLARKAREEARKARQAVRDQKSKSKGKTMLGKLTPAQGKNKLDNELFLVEGDSAGGSAKSGRDKKFQAILPLKGKVINAEKTKLIDLLKNEEITTIINAIGAGIGSDFDLNDINYGKIIIMTDADTDGAHIQTLLLTFFYRYMKDLIVNKHVYIALPPLFKVSQATSKKDFVYLWTEDELASYMKNNKSKIEIQRYKGLGEMNADQLWETTMDPEQRKLIQVSIEDALSAENTFRTLMGDNAEKRKEWIEENIKFTLEDNVEFVEF, encoded by the coding sequence ATGGCAGAAAAAGATAAGAATTTAAATTATACAGAAGATAGTATTCAAGTACTTGAAGGACTAGAAGCCGTTAGAAAAAGACCAGGAATGTACATTGGATCAACAGATTCAAGAGGATTACATCACTTGGTATGAGAAATTGTTGATAACTCAATTGATGAAGCATTGGCAGGATATTGTAATGAAATCAATGTGACATTAGAAAAAGATGGGTCAGTTTCTGTAAAAGATAATGGTCGAGGAGTTCCAATTGGAATGTATAAAGGAACAAAACAATCAACTCCAGAAATTATTTTTTCAGTATTACATGCTGGGGGAAAATTTGGTGGAGATGGTTATAAAACATCAGGGGGATTACATGGGGTTGGTTCTTCTGTTGTAAATGCTTTATCTTCTAAATTTAAAGTAACAATTAATAGAGATGGAATGATTTCAACTATTAAGTTTGCTAATGGGGGAAAATTAACTTCACCATTAAAACAAACAGGAACTTCTAAACAAACAGGAACTTGTGTTAATTTTTTACCTGATGAAACAATGTTTAGTACTACAAAATTTAGTTTTTCAACTATTTCTGAACGTTTAAAAGAGTCTGCATTATTAAATTCAGGCTTAAAAATAACTTTAAAAGATGAAAGAAGCGACAAATACGTTGAATATATCTTTGAAAATGGACTAATTGAATTTGTCAATGAACTTAAAGGTGATCAAAAAGCTTTATGTAACCCAGTTTTAATTAAGGGAACTGAATCTCAAATTGATGTAGAAATTGCTTTAACTTATACAAATGATTTTTCAGATAATATTATGGGATTTGCCAACAATGTTAAAACTAGTGATGGGGGAACTCATATAACTGGATTTAGAACTGGTATTTTAAAATCTTTAAATGAATATGGAAGAGCACAAAATATTATTAAAGAAAAAGATAAGAAATTAGATTCAACAGATATTAAAGAGGGTTTAATTGCAGTAGTTACTGTTAAAGTCCCTGAAAGTTTAATTCAATATGAAGGACAAACTAAAGGGAAATTAGGAACTACAGAAGCAAGATACGCTTGTGAAAAAATTACAGAACAAAGTTTTGGATTTTGATTACAAGAAAATAAAACTTTAGCAATATTGATTATTGAAAAAGCACTGTTAGCAAGAAAAGCACGAGAAGAAGCAAGAAAAGCACGACAAGCTGTAAGAGATCAAAAATCAAAATCAAAAGGAAAAACAATGCTGGGAAAATTAACACCAGCACAAGGTAAAAATAAACTGGACAATGAATTATTTTTAGTTGAGGGAGATTCAGCTGGGGGAAGTGCTAAATCTGGAAGAGATAAAAAATTCCAAGCAATTCTACCTTTAAAGGGTAAAGTAATTAATGCTGAAAAAACAAAACTAATTGATTTATTAAAAAATGAAGAAATCACTACTATCATCAATGCAATTGGTGCTGGTATTGGAAGTGATTTTGATTTAAACGATATAAATTATGGAAAAATAATAATAATGACCGATGCCGATACTGATGGTGCCCATATTCAAACATTATTATTAACATTCTTCTATCGTTATATGAAAGACTTAATTGTTAATAAACATGTTTACATTGCTTTGCCACCATTATTTAAAGTGTCACAAGCAACTAGCAAAAAAGATTTTGTCTACTTATGAACAGAAGATGAACTAGCGAGCTATATGAAAAACAATAAATCTAAAATCGAAATTCAAAGATATAAAGGATTAGGTGAAATGAATGCAGATCAATTGTGAGAAACAACAATGGATCCCGAACAAAGAAAACTAATTCAAGTAAGTATTGAAGATGCATTAAGTGCTGAAAATACATTTAGAACTTTAATGGGAGATAATGCTGAAAAAAGAAAAGAATGAATTGAAGAAAATATTAAATTTACATTAGAAGATAATGTTGAGTTTGTAGAGTTTTAG
- the recD2 gene encoding SF1B family DNA helicase RecD2, whose protein sequence is MKLKGKIKSFLFNNNDNFGVAIFTLMDNDKRSTVITGNICLMKIGVIYEVEGKNTIDPKNNRQSFLVSSFKIIKEFSNDYYIKYLSSSLFPTIGKVLASEIVNHFKEDIFEKIITQPEELFKINGMTETKSEIILDVVKTTFQNNEIMDKFVKHDLKLEVYNILDKKFIDKEELKSILENDFYSYWSQNKFSNFIDIDKIALAFGEEEFGKVRISWWASYIGEKILMATGNTYFDLTILKNELKKVFPYLEFSEMDHLLMYAKENNILIFENKKIYTKESYDDEKYIATRLKEIENQNHQTKAIDFEKEILIIEKYVGEILNISNFQYNDEQKFAIKNFYENSISIITGGPGTGKTTVIIGIVKMYEVLFGNNDFSIAAPTGRAASRIKETSNYNAQTIHRLLKYIGNNNFEYNLERQLSKEMLIIDECSMIDNHLFASLLKGITDVKKIVLVGDVNQLPSVSYGNVFEDIIDSKQFSTTTLIKNNRTISNDNKNSIIDLSIAIKENNIEDFNFKETNNLEVLFSNDENEIKNFILNIYSKHKPSHMSDELFDLQIIAPMYKGAVGLEGLNKLIQNNFNDKTTPNFKRGETNYYINDKVMYLENDPILELSNGDVGYIESFNTIDNKVSNALINFNSLTKKIEKHLFEKINLNYACSIHKTQGSEYKNVILVLDETNNASKFFLNKKMVYTAITRAKEKLYIISSEQLFKYACQKDMKTRQTTLKERLELIN, encoded by the coding sequence ATGAAATTAAAAGGTAAGATTAAAAGTTTTTTATTTAATAATAATGACAATTTTGGAGTTGCTATTTTTACTTTGATGGACAATGATAAACGCTCAACAGTAATTACTGGAAATATTTGTCTAATGAAAATTGGAGTCATTTATGAAGTTGAAGGAAAAAATACAATTGATCCAAAAAATAATCGTCAAAGTTTTTTAGTTTCAAGTTTTAAAATAATTAAAGAATTTAGCAATGATTATTATATTAAATATTTAAGTTCGTCTTTATTTCCTACAATTGGAAAAGTTTTAGCATCAGAAATTGTAAATCATTTTAAAGAAGATATTTTTGAAAAAATTATTACCCAACCTGAAGAACTTTTTAAAATTAATGGAATGACAGAAACTAAAAGCGAAATTATTTTAGATGTAGTAAAAACTACTTTTCAAAATAATGAAATTATGGATAAATTTGTCAAACATGATTTAAAACTTGAAGTTTATAATATATTAGATAAAAAATTTATTGATAAAGAAGAACTAAAGTCAATTTTAGAAAATGACTTTTATAGTTATTGAAGTCAAAATAAATTTTCAAATTTTATTGATATTGATAAAATTGCTCTAGCTTTTGGGGAAGAAGAATTTGGAAAAGTTAGAATTAGTTGATGAGCAAGTTATATTGGTGAAAAAATTTTAATGGCAACAGGAAATACATATTTTGATTTAACTATTTTAAAAAATGAACTAAAAAAAGTATTTCCTTATTTAGAATTTTCAGAAATGGATCATTTATTAATGTATGCAAAGGAAAATAATATTTTAATTTTTGAAAATAAAAAAATTTATACAAAAGAAAGTTATGATGATGAAAAATATATTGCAACACGTTTAAAAGAAATTGAAAATCAAAATCATCAAACAAAAGCAATTGATTTTGAAAAAGAGATTTTAATTATTGAAAAATATGTAGGGGAAATATTAAATATTTCCAATTTCCAATATAATGATGAACAAAAATTTGCAATTAAAAACTTTTATGAAAATAGTATTTCAATAATTACTGGGGGACCTGGAACTGGAAAGACAACTGTTATTATTGGAATTGTTAAAATGTATGAAGTACTTTTTGGTAATAATGATTTTTCAATTGCAGCACCAACTGGAAGAGCTGCAAGTCGAATAAAAGAAACTTCAAATTATAATGCACAAACAATTCACAGACTTTTAAAATATATTGGAAATAATAATTTTGAATATAATTTAGAAAGACAACTTTCAAAAGAAATGTTAATCATTGATGAATGTTCAATGATTGATAATCATTTATTTGCATCATTGTTAAAAGGTATAACCGATGTTAAAAAAATAGTTTTAGTTGGAGATGTAAATCAATTACCAAGTGTAAGTTATGGAAATGTCTTTGAAGATATTATTGATTCAAAACAGTTTTCAACAACAACCTTGATTAAAAATAATCGAACAATTAGTAATGATAATAAGAATTCAATTATTGATTTGTCAATTGCAATTAAGGAAAATAATATTGAAGATTTTAATTTTAAAGAGACAAATAATTTAGAAGTTTTATTTTCAAATGATGAAAATGAGATTAAGAATTTTATTTTAAACATTTATAGTAAACATAAGCCATCACATATGTCTGATGAATTATTTGATTTACAAATAATTGCACCAATGTATAAGGGCGCTGTTGGATTAGAAGGTTTAAATAAGTTAATTCAAAATAACTTTAATGATAAAACAACGCCAAATTTTAAAAGAGGGGAAACTAATTATTATATAAATGATAAAGTAATGTATTTAGAAAATGATCCTATTTTAGAATTGTCAAATGGAGATGTTGGATATATTGAATCTTTTAATACAATTGATAATAAAGTTTCAAATGCCTTAATTAACTTTAACTCTTTGACTAAAAAGATTGAAAAACACCTTTTTGAAAAAATTAATTTAAACTATGCATGCAGTATTCACAAAACACAAGGTAGTGAATATAAAAATGTAATTTTAGTTTTAGATGAAACTAATAATGCATCAAAATTCTTTTTAAATAAAAAAATGGTTTATACTGCTATTACAAGAGCTAAAGAAAAATTATATATTATTTCAAGTGAACAATTATTTAAATATGCTTGTCAAAAAGACATGAAAACTCGTCAAACTACACTTAAAGAAAGATTGGAATTGATAAACTAA
- a CDS encoding nucleoside/nucleotide kinase family protein — protein sequence MKIQILGYRLSGKTQLAKYLSKKLSIKYIDTNQYLNVELEQRYQKYFQDIQNFDSYIVDGWTTQWMQSGFYNVDYVFVLMLDKNEIIQRANQIEMQQDHLFEMKIIKRKDYSTEELEYIRSDKCFLEMESELQLIVNSSKSNVILLDGSNSLKQNYFKVIDSLNFKKGRKK from the coding sequence ATGAAAATACAGATTTTGGGGTATAGATTAAGTGGTAAAACACAACTTGCAAAATATTTATCTAAAAAACTTTCAATTAAATATATTGATACTAACCAATATCTAAATGTTGAATTAGAACAACGTTATCAAAAATATTTTCAAGATATTCAAAACTTTGACTCTTATATTGTTGATGGGTGAACTACTCAATGAATGCAATCTGGTTTTTATAATGTTGATTATGTTTTTGTTTTAATGTTAGATAAAAATGAAATTATTCAAAGAGCAAATCAAATTGAAATGCAACAAGATCATTTATTTGAAATGAAAATTATAAAACGCAAAGATTACAGTACTGAAGAACTAGAATACATTAGAAGTGATAAATGTTTTTTAGAAATGGAAAGTGAATTACAGTTAATTGTAAATTCTTCAAAATCAAATGTTATTTTATTAGATGGCTCAAACTCATTAAAACAAAATTACTTTAAAGTAATTGATTCATTAAATTTTAAGAAAGGTAGAAAAAAATAA
- the scm1 gene encoding motility-associated protein Scm1 — MKHKVVWTVTICFAIIFTALFVTTLCFGFSIDVKKEIDNLIKTSSEATEYLTLASQNINSSFGLAHFIFGVEGISSIINNHSFNTAFFTLMWSFFLPLLGVILGSLSLIVFSLFFVERIKRQFKYQYVKKTGIIGMYISFSCFLLLSLIAIVLMSILETQFNSNDGLKSILDSINLSNVHNGFSYITIIKYWTNNGLSKMINGGIKNIEGLDFTNINTSMLSAAMIICIIGLPITLILSIVFNSIWISTFISSREGGMSKFTLWLQNVRIDSKREFYGAIFKNIWVLTGLILFITSIIFPGIVHPYQNSMHIVLTVSSLIVLPIALIPLLICWIKIIRIQRFNFNKMMFIQMLIFTLFNSSMQLIVWVLFREEMNMPLWMILTWPFIYISLSAIITYGFIKWKS; from the coding sequence ATGAAACATAAGGTTGTATGAACAGTTACAATTTGTTTTGCTATAATTTTTACAGCATTATTTGTAACTACTCTATGTTTTGGATTTTCAATTGATGTTAAAAAAGAAATAGATAATTTAATTAAAACTTCATCTGAAGCAACTGAATATCTGACATTAGCATCACAAAATATTAACAGCTCATTTGGATTAGCTCACTTCATATTTGGGGTTGAAGGAATTAGTTCAATAATTAATAATCACAGTTTTAACACAGCTTTTTTCACATTAATGTGATCATTTTTTTTACCATTATTAGGAGTGATTTTGGGATCACTATCTTTGATAGTTTTCAGTTTATTTTTTGTAGAAAGAATAAAAAGACAATTTAAATATCAATATGTTAAGAAAACAGGAATTATTGGGATGTATATTAGTTTTTCATGTTTCTTACTATTATCATTAATTGCTATTGTTTTAATGTCAATTTTAGAAACTCAATTTAATAGCAATGATGGCTTAAAATCTATTTTAGACTCAATTAATCTATCAAACGTACATAATGGTTTTTCATATATTACTATAATTAAATATTGAACAAATAATGGTTTAAGTAAGATGATAAACGGAGGTATTAAAAATATTGAAGGACTAGATTTTACAAATATTAATACTTCAATGTTAAGTGCTGCTATGATAATTTGTATTATAGGATTACCTATAACATTGATTTTATCAATTGTTTTTAATTCAATTTGAATTTCAACTTTCATTAGTAGTCGTGAAGGGGGAATGTCAAAATTCACTCTTTGATTACAAAATGTTAGAATTGATTCAAAAAGAGAATTTTATGGTGCAATCTTTAAAAATATTTGGGTATTAACTGGATTAATTTTATTTATTACATCAATTATTTTTCCAGGAATAGTCCATCCATATCAAAATTCAATGCATATTGTTTTAACAGTATCTTCGCTTATTGTTTTGCCAATAGCTTTAATTCCACTACTGATTTGTTGAATAAAAATTATTAGAATTCAACGTTTTAATTTTAATAAAATGATGTTTATTCAAATGCTAATTTTTACTTTATTTAACTCTTCAATGCAATTAATTGTTTGAGTCTTATTTAGAGAAGAAATGAATATGCCTTTATGAATGATCTTAACTTGACCATTTATTTATATTTCACTTTCTGCAATTATTACATATGGATTTATTAAATGAAAATCATAA
- the parC gene encoding DNA topoisomerase IV subunit A, whose product MSNKQEKGILNLSLEELMGDRFGRYAKYIIQERALPDVRDGLKPVQRRVLFAMNDLNLTHEKPYKKSARIVGDVIGKYHPHGDSSVYEALVRMSQPWKLNIPLVDMHGNNGSIDGDSAAAMRYTESRLSKITSLLLNDLQKDTVLYAPNFDDSEKEPTVLPGYFPNILINGATGIAAGYATNMPPHNINEIIDATIQIIKNPKSNLADILKIVKGPDFPTGAIVMSKEGIESAFETGKGRVIIQSKMHKEDNNIIIDEIPYETVKQDLVRKIGDVADANPQIEVKEVRDETDRTGLRIVIELSPKADYEITRKFLLKNTPLQISYNYNNVVIVDKQPKQLGIINILKAYIAHYQEVFSRKTKFDLEKAQKRNEIIEGLIKAISILDSVIQIIRESKNRGDAIANLMAKHQFSETQAIAIVDLRLYRLTSTDIEKLQQEKAELLSMISKYKAILNDKKVLNNEIIKQLEETKSTFGIARRSAVVDEIENIDVEIKKTIVQKNYTIWISQDGYLKAIEDSQLGKFPMSDFKRKPNDIWISQVPASSLDFILLVSSAGTYYSIPVYKIIPSKWKETGMHINKVATLTGQNEKILAAFVVHEYKNAKQEILLATKNGMIKRTPVEDLETKMFSKSFRIMKLAQGDEVVSASLVSSKTKTVTMLTKTGFAVRYDITEIPSAGPNAKGVKSTVVKDEDIIAGKAFASGDVLILTNKGNVKKIKQDLVPIMARPKRGVRLYPWNKKRDEFATFLYNVQQKDILNILDEEDKLTQLNVKNFKYAELEDVPEDLDMNEILTTTLEKSFVVKNGDVPPAPKTSEEEAKPTPVKVVAKPAVVKETKKVEDESTQELKLDLDDLV is encoded by the coding sequence ATGTCTAACAAGCAAGAAAAAGGAATCTTAAATTTATCACTTGAAGAATTAATGGGTGATCGATTTGGAAGATATGCAAAATATATTATTCAAGAAAGAGCTTTACCTGATGTAAGAGATGGATTAAAACCCGTTCAAAGACGTGTACTTTTTGCGATGAATGATCTTAATTTAACTCATGAAAAACCATATAAAAAATCTGCACGTATTGTTGGAGATGTTATTGGTAAATATCACCCACATGGTGATTCATCAGTTTATGAAGCCCTTGTTAGAATGAGTCAACCTTGAAAATTAAATATTCCTCTAGTAGATATGCACGGAAATAATGGTTCAATTGATGGAGATAGTGCAGCTGCCATGAGATATACTGAATCGCGATTATCAAAAATTACAAGTTTGTTGTTAAACGATTTACAAAAAGATACAGTCTTATATGCACCAAACTTTGATGATTCAGAAAAAGAACCAACAGTTCTGCCTGGATACTTTCCAAATATTTTAATTAATGGAGCAACTGGAATTGCTGCAGGATATGCAACAAATATGCCTCCACACAATATCAATGAAATCATTGATGCAACAATTCAAATTATTAAAAATCCAAAAAGTAATTTAGCAGATATTTTAAAAATTGTAAAAGGTCCAGATTTTCCAACTGGAGCAATTGTAATGTCAAAAGAGGGAATTGAAAGTGCTTTTGAAACTGGAAAAGGTCGCGTAATTATTCAGTCAAAAATGCACAAAGAAGATAATAATATTATTATTGATGAAATTCCTTATGAAACTGTTAAACAAGATTTAGTCAGAAAAATTGGAGATGTAGCTGATGCAAATCCTCAAATTGAAGTAAAAGAAGTTAGAGATGAAACTGATCGTACTGGTTTAAGAATTGTAATTGAATTATCACCAAAAGCAGATTATGAAATTACAAGAAAGTTCTTATTAAAAAATACGCCTTTGCAAATTTCATATAACTATAATAATGTTGTTATTGTTGACAAACAACCAAAACAATTAGGAATTATCAATATTTTAAAAGCATATATAGCTCATTACCAAGAAGTATTTTCAAGAAAAACAAAATTTGATCTTGAAAAAGCACAAAAACGTAATGAAATTATTGAAGGATTAATTAAAGCAATTTCTATTTTAGATTCAGTAATTCAAATTATTCGTGAATCAAAAAATAGAGGAGATGCTATTGCTAATTTAATGGCAAAACATCAATTTAGTGAAACCCAAGCAATTGCAATTGTTGATTTAAGATTGTATCGTTTAACTTCAACAGATATTGAAAAATTACAGCAAGAAAAAGCTGAATTATTAAGTATGATTTCAAAATATAAAGCAATTTTAAATGATAAAAAAGTTTTAAATAATGAAATTATTAAGCAACTTGAAGAAACAAAATCTACATTTGGAATTGCAAGAAGAAGTGCAGTTGTTGATGAAATTGAAAATATTGATGTTGAAATCAAAAAAACAATCGTACAAAAAAACTATACAATTTGAATTTCACAAGATGGATATTTAAAAGCAATTGAAGATTCACAACTTGGAAAATTCCCAATGAGTGACTTTAAACGTAAACCAAATGATATTTGAATTTCACAAGTTCCAGCATCAAGTTTAGATTTTATTTTATTGGTTTCAAGTGCTGGAACATATTATTCAATTCCAGTTTATAAAATTATTCCAAGTAAATGAAAAGAAACAGGAATGCATATTAATAAAGTTGCAACATTAACTGGTCAAAATGAAAAAATTCTAGCAGCTTTTGTGGTTCATGAATATAAAAATGCAAAACAAGAAATTTTATTAGCAACTAAAAATGGAATGATTAAAAGAACTCCTGTTGAAGATTTAGAAACAAAAATGTTTTCAAAATCATTTAGAATTATGAAATTGGCACAAGGCGATGAAGTTGTATCTGCATCATTGGTAAGCAGCAAAACAAAAACTGTAACAATGTTAACAAAAACTGGATTTGCAGTTCGTTATGATATTACAGAAATTCCAAGTGCTGGTCCAAATGCAAAAGGAGTTAAATCAACTGTTGTTAAAGATGAAGATATTATTGCTGGAAAAGCGTTTGCAAGTGGTGATGTTTTAATCTTGACAAATAAAGGAAATGTTAAAAAAATTAAACAAGATCTTGTACCAATTATGGCAAGACCAAAACGTGGTGTAAGACTTTATCCTTGAAATAAAAAACGTGATGAGTTTGCAACATTCTTGTATAATGTTCAACAAAAAGATATCTTAAACATTTTAGATGAAGAAGATAAATTAACTCAGTTGAATGTTAAAAACTTTAAGTATGCAGAACTTGAAGATGTCCCAGAAGACTTAGATATGAATGAAATTCTAACAACAACTTTAGAAAAATCATTTGTAGTTAAAAATGGTGATGTTCCTCCAGCTCCAAAAACAAGTGAAGAAGAAGCAAAACCAACACCAGTGAAAGTAGTTGCAAAGCCAGCTGTTGTTAAAGAAACTAAAAAAGTTGAAGATGAATCGACACAAGAATTAAAACTTGATCTTGATGATTTAGTTTAA